The Pseudomonas orientalis genome contains a region encoding:
- a CDS encoding LysR family transcriptional regulator yields MERYRDMQLFVALAGQPSLAAAARFAQVSGPTLVRAIARLEARLRVGLLQRSTRGVSLTDAGTAYLADCVRLLAAVEAAEASAKGLHSQAQGNLRVFMPLLFSRYVMAPVLAAYMERYPRVRLVAHYHDYYPNLHEEGLDVAVLVGELPSSSLIARPVGQVRHILCASPGYLANHGEPLHPDALRQHHLIAHADPVQWDFAHYQLKARARLRCATVQGAINAAVKGAGLLRCLNYPVHEHLASGRLHRVLQGFELPAVPVQVVYREGRHASMRVRSFVDDCVAALRGHPAFQLV; encoded by the coding sequence ATGGAACGCTATCGCGATATGCAATTGTTCGTGGCGCTGGCAGGGCAGCCGAGCCTGGCAGCGGCGGCGCGCTTTGCGCAGGTCTCGGGCCCGACCCTGGTGCGCGCGATTGCGCGTCTGGAAGCGCGTTTGCGTGTGGGGTTGTTGCAGCGCAGCACCCGTGGGGTCAGCCTCACCGACGCAGGCACGGCCTATCTGGCCGACTGCGTGCGGCTGCTGGCGGCGGTGGAGGCGGCTGAAGCCTCCGCCAAAGGGCTGCACAGCCAGGCCCAGGGCAATCTGCGCGTATTCATGCCGCTGCTGTTCAGCCGCTATGTAATGGCGCCGGTACTGGCCGCGTACATGGAGCGTTACCCACGGGTGCGCCTGGTCGCCCACTACCACGACTACTACCCGAACCTGCATGAAGAAGGGCTGGACGTGGCGGTGCTGGTGGGCGAGTTGCCCAGCTCTTCGTTGATCGCGCGACCGGTTGGGCAGGTGCGGCATATCCTCTGCGCCAGTCCCGGCTACCTTGCCAACCACGGCGAGCCGCTGCATCCCGATGCCCTCAGGCAGCACCATCTGATTGCCCATGCCGACCCGGTGCAGTGGGACTTTGCGCACTATCAGCTCAAGGCCCGTGCACGTCTGCGCTGCGCCACGGTGCAGGGCGCGATCAATGCGGCCGTGAAGGGTGCGGGGTTGCTGCGTTGCCTGAATTACCCGGTGCACGAGCACTTGGCAAGCGGCCGACTGCATCGCGTACTGCAGGGCTTTGAGCTGCCTGCGGTGCCGGTGCAGGTGGTGTACCGCGAAGGCCGCCATGCGTCGATGCGCGTGCGCAGTTTTGTCGATGACTGTGTAGCGGCATTGCGCGGGCACCCGGCATTTCAGTTGGTGTAA
- a CDS encoding LysR family transcriptional regulator, with product MDRFHEMQVFVAVAEEAGFAAAARRLNTSPPSVTRAIAAMEQRIGTQLLARTTRSLHLTEAGQRYLEDCRRILAELSEAEEAAAGSYSIPCGQLNVTAPVLFGELFVAPALGEYLDRFPQVSINALLVDRVVNMSDEGVDVAVRIGDLHEPGQQAIEVGEVRRVVCASPAYLARQGRPQRPEHLHGAKIVASSASQRVSEWAFVDDGLLLTVPIEPRLVVTANNAAINLARLGWGMTRVLSYQVAAAVAAGELEIVLQDFEPAALPIRVVFQNNGRLPAKVSTFVDFLAERLGHDVALKPMKPARG from the coding sequence ATGGACCGCTTTCATGAAATGCAGGTGTTCGTCGCGGTGGCCGAAGAGGCAGGCTTTGCCGCCGCCGCGCGGCGTCTGAACACCTCGCCGCCCAGCGTGACCCGGGCGATTGCCGCCATGGAACAACGCATCGGCACCCAACTGCTGGCGCGTACCACCCGCAGTCTGCACCTGACCGAAGCCGGGCAGCGTTACCTGGAAGACTGTCGGCGCATCCTTGCCGAGCTGAGCGAGGCCGAGGAAGCGGCGGCGGGCAGTTATTCGATCCCCTGCGGCCAACTGAACGTGACCGCCCCGGTGCTGTTCGGCGAGCTGTTCGTGGCGCCGGCGCTGGGGGAGTATCTGGACCGTTTTCCCCAGGTGAGCATCAACGCCCTGCTGGTCGACCGCGTCGTCAATATGAGCGACGAAGGTGTCGACGTCGCTGTGCGTATCGGCGATCTGCACGAGCCGGGGCAGCAGGCGATCGAGGTAGGCGAAGTGCGCCGGGTGGTGTGCGCATCGCCCGCTTACCTGGCCCGGCAGGGGCGACCCCAGCGGCCCGAACACTTGCATGGAGCGAAGATCGTCGCCTCGTCCGCCAGTCAGCGGGTGAGTGAATGGGCCTTTGTCGACGACGGCCTGTTGCTGACGGTGCCGATCGAACCGCGCCTGGTGGTCACTGCAAACAATGCCGCGATCAACCTCGCGCGGCTGGGGTGGGGCATGACCCGGGTGCTGTCCTATCAGGTCGCGGCGGCGGTGGCGGCGGGTGAGCTGGAGATTGTCCTGCAGGACTTCGAGCCGGCCGCGCTGCCGATCCGGGTGGTGTTCCAGAACAACGGTCGACTTCCGGCCAAAGTCAGCACCTTCGTGGATTTTCTGGCCGAGCGCCTTGGGCATGACGTGGCCCTGAAGCCGATGAAGCCGGCGCGCGGCTGA
- a CDS encoding glutathione S-transferase family protein: MTQPAIKLYGFPLSGHSHRVELMLSLLGLPMEFILVDLKQGAHKTPEFLATLNRFGQVPVIDDGGTVLADSNAILMYLANTYGNGQWLPADPVGQARVQRWLSAAAGQLYAGPATARLATVFGAQVDTTVAINHAHALLHVVEQQLGESRFLAGDLPSVADIAFYTYVAHAPEGNVSLANYPQVRAWLASLEALPGFVAMPRTVVGLQSA; this comes from the coding sequence ATGACCCAGCCTGCGATCAAACTGTACGGTTTCCCCCTGTCCGGCCACTCCCACCGGGTCGAACTGATGCTGTCCCTGCTGGGCCTGCCTATGGAATTTATCCTGGTGGACCTCAAGCAGGGCGCCCACAAAACACCCGAATTCCTCGCCACCCTCAACCGCTTCGGCCAGGTGCCGGTGATTGACGACGGCGGCACGGTGCTGGCCGACTCCAACGCGATCCTGATGTACCTCGCCAACACCTATGGCAACGGCCAGTGGCTGCCCGCTGATCCGGTCGGGCAGGCACGTGTGCAGCGTTGGCTCTCGGCGGCGGCCGGTCAATTGTATGCCGGGCCTGCCACGGCGCGCCTGGCTACGGTGTTTGGCGCCCAGGTGGACACGACCGTTGCGATCAACCACGCTCACGCCCTGTTGCACGTGGTGGAGCAGCAATTGGGCGAGAGTCGCTTTCTGGCCGGTGACTTGCCGAGCGTTGCCGATATCGCCTTCTACACCTACGTGGCCCATGCGCCGGAAGGCAACGTGTCGCTGGCCAACTATCCTCAGGTGCGCGCTTGGCTCGCCAGCCTTGAAGCATTGCCGGGTTTCGTCGCTATGCCGCGCACCGTGGTGGGGCTGCAATCAGCGTAA
- a CDS encoding aldo/keto reductase, whose amino-acid sequence MQYRQLGHSGLLVSEIILGTVPFGGRAEFEKCGAVDVPQARRMFDIAFDAGVNMIDTADLYSHGLAEEVVGKALGDKRNDILLATKGRSPVDQNPNNSGSSRYHLIRACEASLKRLGTDHIDLYQLHNWDGLTPIEETLEALRLLVGSGKIRYFGTSNFTAWQMMKALGKAELHGMLKPITQQIYYTPESREAEYELLPLALDQNIGTLVWGPMGEGLLTGSTRRGHKPPANTRQGSGWPEPYVHDQERALDIIETLAAVGDEHGVSVARTCLAWLKDRPGITSLIVGARTEEHLRDNLAATELKLTEEQSSRIEAVTRRQPLYPYWHRFTAGIDRFDPAEQPFLAEHQKTMDARKDK is encoded by the coding sequence ATGCAATACCGACAACTGGGCCATTCCGGCCTGCTGGTCTCGGAAATCATCCTGGGCACGGTGCCCTTTGGCGGTCGTGCCGAGTTCGAAAAATGCGGCGCGGTGGATGTGCCCCAGGCCAGGCGCATGTTCGATATCGCGTTCGACGCCGGGGTGAATATGATCGACACCGCCGACCTTTACTCCCATGGCCTGGCCGAGGAAGTGGTGGGTAAAGCCCTGGGCGACAAGCGCAACGACATCCTGCTGGCGACCAAGGGCCGCAGCCCGGTGGACCAGAACCCGAACAATTCCGGCTCGTCGCGCTACCACCTGATTCGCGCCTGTGAAGCCAGTTTGAAGCGCCTGGGCACCGACCATATCGACTTGTACCAACTGCACAACTGGGACGGCCTGACGCCCATCGAAGAAACCCTTGAAGCGCTGCGCCTGTTGGTGGGCTCGGGCAAGATCCGCTACTTCGGCACCAGCAATTTCACCGCCTGGCAAATGATGAAGGCCTTGGGCAAGGCCGAGTTGCACGGCATGCTCAAGCCGATCACCCAGCAGATCTACTACACCCCCGAATCCCGCGAGGCCGAGTACGAGCTGCTGCCGCTGGCGCTGGACCAGAATATCGGCACGCTGGTGTGGGGACCGATGGGCGAAGGCCTGCTGACCGGCTCGACCCGGCGCGGCCATAAACCACCGGCCAATACCCGCCAGGGCAGCGGCTGGCCGGAACCCTACGTGCATGACCAGGAACGCGCGCTGGACATCATCGAAACCCTGGCTGCCGTGGGTGATGAACACGGCGTGTCGGTGGCGCGCACCTGCCTGGCGTGGCTCAAGGACCGTCCGGGGATCACCTCGCTGATCGTGGGCGCCCGTACCGAAGAGCACCTGCGCGACAACCTCGCGGCGACCGAGCTGAAACTGACCGAAGAACAATCTTCGCGCATCGAGGCCGTGACGCGTCGCCAGCCGCTGTATCCGTACTGGCATCGGTTTACCGCAGGGATTGATCGCTTCGATCCGGCGGAACAACCGTTCCTTGCCGAGCATCAGAAAACCATGGATGCGCGCAAGGACAAATAG
- a CDS encoding DUF1835 domain-containing protein, protein MSQRPFASTTNGRLNLEQQRKRAKELLRHLKREDPNANLSQAQWQIAKALGFSSWPKLKAHVDALDFAAHHPDFIASDEARTAHWRCGNDIAHSLHVAGFTGQFQMLTDPLCMGPVRDLPGDEYQTLRSAFISHAFGLNEPDVTRRLADEYARLETLTTAQHSVLWCEADAYDQLFLIRALAGVERLPPKLELIEVDRIPGVERFIGIGQLAPDVLAWLWPQRRLVDEAALQLAKQAWTAYCAPSPVQWAELAHGKHSALPFLAPALLRQLQELPGTRDGLSLTERLALGYIAEAGPVPFGRVFAELMAKREPLPFLGDMMFHALLRPLIDGEQPLLVQTDVEQPWPRRHLALTPLGHAVLKGDSNWMDHAGYERWIGGVCLRPRQPHWRIGSDNLPTWYS, encoded by the coding sequence ATGTCGCAACGCCCTTTTGCTTCTACTACCAACGGCCGCCTCAACCTTGAGCAGCAGCGCAAGCGCGCAAAGGAACTGTTACGGCACCTCAAGCGCGAGGATCCCAACGCCAACTTGTCCCAAGCCCAATGGCAGATCGCCAAAGCGCTGGGTTTCAGCAGTTGGCCCAAGCTCAAGGCTCATGTCGACGCCTTGGACTTCGCCGCACACCACCCCGACTTCATTGCCAGCGACGAAGCCCGCACCGCCCACTGGAGGTGTGGCAATGACATCGCCCACAGCCTGCACGTGGCGGGATTCACTGGGCAATTCCAGATGCTGACTGACCCGCTGTGCATGGGCCCGGTACGCGACCTGCCTGGCGATGAATACCAAACCTTGCGCAGCGCGTTCATCAGCCACGCATTTGGTTTGAATGAACCTGACGTGACGCGACGACTGGCCGACGAATATGCCCGACTTGAAACCCTGACCACGGCGCAGCACAGCGTGCTGTGGTGTGAAGCGGATGCTTACGACCAGCTGTTTCTGATACGCGCATTGGCGGGTGTTGAACGGTTACCGCCCAAACTTGAACTGATCGAGGTCGACCGCATTCCCGGTGTGGAGCGGTTTATCGGCATCGGCCAATTGGCGCCCGATGTGCTCGCCTGGCTGTGGCCGCAGCGGCGGCTGGTCGATGAGGCGGCGTTACAACTGGCCAAGCAGGCGTGGACGGCATACTGCGCGCCGTCTCCCGTGCAATGGGCCGAACTCGCTCACGGCAAGCATAGCGCCCTGCCCTTTCTCGCGCCGGCGCTGCTGCGCCAGTTGCAGGAGTTGCCTGGCACCCGCGATGGCTTGTCCCTGACCGAACGCCTGGCCCTGGGCTATATCGCCGAAGCCGGGCCGGTGCCGTTTGGCCGGGTGTTCGCAGAACTGATGGCCAAGCGCGAACCGCTGCCGTTCCTGGGCGACATGATGTTTCATGCGCTTTTGCGGCCGTTGATCGATGGCGAACAGCCGCTGCTGGTGCAAACCGACGTTGAGCAGCCATGGCCTCGGCGCCACTTGGCGTTAACGCCCCTGGGGCATGCCGTATTGAAGGGCGACAGCAACTGGATGGACCACGCCGGCTATGAACGTTGGATCGGCGGTGTATGCCTGAGGCCACGGCAGCCCCATTGGCGAATCGGCAGCGATAACCTGCCCACCTGGTATAGCTAA
- a CDS encoding chemotaxis protein CheY, with product MSNKTLRFLIAEGEHLQRIKIEKMLNQLGYYRIAPLSSFDEVQALTRSNGVTFDLLIINTALMRGHPIDPLKYCRENLMIRHALIYDGECAQRSVMPVSASQTLHLSLSQSPDFNALCRCLETLDPAAMARVAGMSPKR from the coding sequence ATGTCCAATAAGACGTTACGCTTTCTGATTGCCGAGGGAGAACATTTACAGCGTATCAAGATCGAGAAAATGCTCAACCAGTTGGGCTATTACCGTATCGCTCCCTTGAGCTCATTCGACGAGGTGCAGGCGTTGACGCGTTCGAACGGCGTGACGTTCGATCTGTTGATCATCAACACAGCCTTGATGCGCGGTCACCCGATCGACCCGCTGAAGTACTGCCGTGAAAACCTGATGATCAGGCATGCGCTGATCTATGACGGGGAGTGCGCGCAGCGGTCGGTGATGCCCGTGTCGGCCAGCCAGACCTTGCATCTGTCCCTGTCGCAATCGCCGGATTTCAATGCCCTGTGCCGGTGTCTTGAAACGCTCGACCCGGCGGCGATGGCGCGCGTCGCCGGGATGTCACCCAAGCGTTGA